The following nucleotide sequence is from Geotrypetes seraphini chromosome 10, aGeoSer1.1, whole genome shotgun sequence.
aatagaggggtaacttgcgagtctccggagaggcaaacagatccacttgaggagttccccatcggtcgaaaacctcgcgaagtactcgggagttcagagaccattcgtgcggcttgagaagacgactgagtttgtctgccagctggttctgctctccctgaatgtagaccgcccgcAGGAATATATTCTGGgaaattgcccagtcccaaagacGGAGAGCCTCTTGGcatagaggccaagagcccgtacccccctgtttgttgacatagtacatcgctacctgattgtccgtccgcacgagtactacctggtcgtgcagcaggtggacaaaagctcgcgcagccagaaaaatggcgcgaagctccagcacattgatgtggcaccgacggtcctcggccgaccacAGACCCTGCGTCCCCAGACTGTCCAGGtgcgctccccacgcgtactcggaagagtccgtcgtcaagaccttggtgtgaggaggaacgcaaaacagcaaaccccctgacaaagtggaagagtcggtccaccaacggagcgatcgacgtaaacaaggagttactgatatccgggaagacaccggatcgcgatcctgacgccactgcgacgccagagtccattgcgcgattctcaggtgcaagcgagcgaacggcgtgacgtgaaccgtcgacgccatgtgacccagcaaaaccatcatgtGCTGGGCCGACACCTGCGATTGCCCTCGACAATGACGACTCCACCGAAGCAGAGTCTCCCGCCGGGGCGGGGGGAGAAAAgcgcgaaggcgaaccgtgtccagcacggctccaatgaactggagagactgcgccggacgcaattgagacttggggaagttcacttcgaaccccaggtcctgtaaaagactgatagtctgtcgggtcgctaagataaccccctccctggacggggctttgatcagccaatcgtccagatagggaaagacctgtagaccccgcgagcgcagggccgccgccaccaccaccatacacttggtgaatacccgaggggaggatgccagcccgaagggaagaacccgatactgcaggtgcaaatccccgacctgaaaacgcaagaacctgcggcaagcgggatgcaccggaacatgggtgtaagcttccttcaagtccagggagcacatccaatccccctcctccaaaagaggatagagaaccgggagcgataacatacggaacttctcccagaccaggaacttgttgagcttccggaggtccaaaatggggcgcaagtccccggtcttttttgggaccaaaaagtaacgggagtaaaaccccaggcCCCTCTGATCGCGAGGTACCACCTCGACCGCCCTGAggttcaacaaggccctggcttcctccaGAAGAAGGGCCAGCTGGttccgattgggagggcaagccCCGGGGGGCAAGTCCGGAGGCGGACAGGAGAAGTTCAGCGAATAGCCGTCTGAGATTATCCCGAGCACCCAGGCGTCCGACGTGATCACCGACCAGGCCCCGGCAAAGGccgtcagccgacccccgatggggagggggtggctcgatattgcggtgagggcccgcccccaaccgcctatcccgtcaaaaggacggcgcggccttGGCGGCCCCCTGCGCGGCAGGTTTAGAGGGGCCGCCTCTACTCTGCTGGGGCTGTCTTCGAGGGGGCGGTCTGGagaaggccggtgtggacttctgagggtatctccTCGGAGGCTGTCTGAAGGGACGCTGGGCAGGAGCCTTAGGCTTTGGCTTTACCAGAGAGGCCAGGGAGCGTTCCTGTTTGGAAAGTCGCTCCGTCGCCGCATCCAAAGTGTCATCAAACAATTCCACCCCAACGCAAGGCAAAttagccaggcgttcctgcaaatttgactccatctcgagggtacgcagccacgccagccggcgcatggccactgcacaggcggacaccctcgaggcgagttcaaatgcatcataaaccGCGTGGAACAAATATAGGCGCAGCTGGGTCAGGTTGGAACTAAAGGTGGCGAACCGGTCCCTATGCGACTCAGGCATCACCTCACGAAaggaggggaggtccttcaccatcgtacggaggaaggaagagtacgagaaggcatagttcaggaccctggtagccatcagagagttcgcatagagacggcgcccaaatttgtcaagggtccggccctccctactaGGCGGGACCGTCGCCGAGACCCGGGAAGGCTGAGATTTCTTGACCGCCGATTCCACCAGGAGCGAAGTATGGGAAAGTTGccccttctcaaaccccttgatgggaagggtgcgatacttagactccattttggcgGGGACCACAGCAACCGTCaatggagcctcaagattcctcagaAAGGTCTGACAGAGGACCTTGTTAATTGGAAGGCGCGGCGACTCcctggggggggcaggaagatcctgctcctccaaaaactccttggtgtaagtggacccttcagacaagtcaacacccaaagccgcagccatatcctgcacaaacctcgtaaaggatgagggtttagcaggaggagagggagaccgagACTTCCCGGCAGAGCCAAAGGGAGAGGCCTGGTTGGAGTATCTGGGCTCCCTACCCGACCCCGACCCCAACGAGGCACAGTCCTGCGACCTCGACGGAGTCGGAGACCGGGTGCGCCTGGAGGAACCcctcggggatccccccggggtccgaggcaccgaggccCGACCCTTCGGCCCGGGCGAGGAAGCCCGAgagctctccctggccggagaccggaacAAAATGGGGTTATCGACCCGCAAGTCCCGTACCTGCAAAGCACCGCCCCCGGCCGGTGACGAGCGACCacgccgccgaggcgaggtccGAGACCGCTTAGCCTTCCTCGGCCTGCGCCTCGCTCGAGACCTGCCCGAGGGAGATGAACCCCTCGAGGACCCCGAGGATGAAGACGAAAGTCTTCGAACTCGGCGCCCCTTGTCCTTCGGGCGCACACTACGCTCCGGCGGGTCCcgcgaagccgggtccgagggaactaccgaggtcgaggccgtgggcgcctcgggagccgaggccccggtacccgagaccgaggtcgtcAACTGCGGGGCCATCGGGGCCGAAGCCTCCGAGGCCGAAGCTGCGGAGGCCGAAGCCTGGTGCAGCTggtcaatggccccggtgagctccgaggcgattaacgcccggagcaattcctggaacacggggattgacatcccctgcggcaagacctgccgctgctcctcagagggcgacctcggtctcgagtattccctcggggcagcggACGCTGGCAACTTGGGCTTCACTGAGGCGGACCCACCcgccgacgagcccgaggatggcttcttggatggagctgaggagggaagcggagacttacccgaggccttggaagAGGCCAGCTGCTTCGAAGGCACCGaggcccgaggcgaagccgacggtcccgaagctgaggtcgaggccgatgtcgaggccgaggtcaaggccggggccgaactcgaggccttccccggagGGGACTCTACAgagaaaagttccgccatgcgggccttgcGGCGTTTAAGTGCCCGCTTCTGAAAAGTGGCACACTTATCACAGGATGccgtcgggtgttggggccccaaacaccgcaaACAGCACCCGTGCGGGTCGGTAATCGAAAGGAGTCTttcacagcgcccgcactttttaaagcccgttacgggccgggacatgggcccacaagagagccgggaacaagcgaggttcctcggccacggctaccgggagcccccggtagtAACGGATACgaaagtgtttttttttgtttttttttgaaaaagaaagaaataaagcaagaaaaagacgaaaaaacgcagcgaccgtgcgaaaaaaccctacacagccgcggcgacagaaggcacaattagcacaaattctccacagggcttctggctccgcggatgaaaaagaactgaggaccacgaggtggggatgcgccctctagtggcaagaaggctagcacatgcgtggtgcagtgtgcaaacttgaaacttctagcaagtttgcttgaaaagctgtccgcgctggggctccgtagatgacgtcacccacatgtgagaatatcatgcctgcttgtcctgggataaagcaaagtATGGAGCGTAGTTGTTTTTGAACCCCTGTATCAGCACAAAGCATCACCAGAAGACTGCTTGCCATGGGCTCAGCCACAAGAAGTCTTCAAATTTCCACTATCCTTTCTTCCTTGTTTTGAATAGAAAAGCAAGTCTGGCTAAAGTTTACTGTTAtttagatttttctttttaaactacCCTAAGGGCTAGAAAGCCATAGGCTCTCTGTTCTAGAGtttgaaaaaatgtttttgggtttgtttttttttttgaggaaagAAAAATGGGAGAGCTGTGATTGAACAGGATTGTGTCAAGAAACACAGACAAGACAAGTGGTGggtgtcattttcatgacgtaagaggggattgaagggacacatATCAGTTATCATGTACCTTGGTAGTTTTGCTTAGGCTATATGTTTTGAAGatgtaagaaaaccagaccctgtttgtttttccttctctgatgcTTGATAAGATGTgcgttatcttgttgtgaagtgactttaattgtttttataagccgtatttgcaaacagctttagttaagaggctttgctggccaaggctcttctgaccttttggactccagtcttgagatagaaaaaaatgctgatttcttttaagtttcatgtgacctgtgtccatatatggtttgcatttacgtcacatgctgacaacactgattcatttagaatgatataaaaagagatgtaaagctcacaataaaattggacatgtttttGTAAGATGATTTccggtctttaagatatgtccccaggtgcacctgacttccaaatgacagagacagagaaagtatggggcaggaattgggaccaaaTCCTTTTCAGTGGGGGTTCGAGGAATAAggcatcctgcacatgctcagtaagcatATATACAGATTGCCAGGCCAACTCTAAACCTGTCAAGTTAGGTTGATATTAGCTAGCAGTTTTCAAAATGCATAATAAAAAGGTAGAGCAGTTTACAAAGAATCTGCCAGATGTAGATGAAATACAAATAGAATTGCATAGCTTGCATGGTTGTTTCTTTAGCCAAAATTGTCCCTCTTCCCCCATCTCCTCATTTCAACTCTACCTCTTTAATAAGAACAATGCTCAATTGCTCCTGTCTTTGCTACTGCACAGCAGCATTGTCTTAACAGATACCAGGTGCCACAATGCAGCACCAGAGGAAGCAGTAAATTTCATGGCAATAACAAATCATATGTGAGTATCTAAACAAAGATGTTTAGACAAACTAGAATGCCCAAGTGTCAAAACAGAATATACAAATGGTCACTCAAATTCCCACCTATTTTAGTATATGAATACTAGAACTGTTGCATATTAACTTTAGTTTTAAACACTGGAACCCAACATGACAACCAAGCAGATTAGTTTTCTGAAAGATTAACCAAGGACTATTTTATAGTTTAGTATTACACCAAAAGAATCTGCCCATTGTGTGTTTTCTGCCATATTGcatgctaagaagaaaaaaagagaagtgTTTTAGTCAGtgatgaaaaaaaaccaaaactacaatcTAAATGCACTATGTCCTTAGTCTATTTCTACAAGTATCATGTGTAACAATCAATACATGAATGTTAATCCCAAATTGTTTTTCTACATAAATCTGACTGCCATTTTAAGCTATGAATCTCATAATAATGTGAAGGGATAAGCTAAGTCACTAAATGGAAGTTGAAAGGGGTGGATGTAAAAAAAGTGTTTAGTTTTAATGTtgcttactttaaaaaaaaaaaaaaaaaagtaaaagtctTCAGGGTAAGAAAGGTAGGGCTGCTCTGAATATATTTCAGACAGTTGGTAAAAGTGATTTATAATATAGCTTTTAGTGAGCAAGGTTCAGACAGATAAGTTCAACTTAGCAGAAGTTACATGTACTAACCATTACGACCTTTAAAAATCCCCCCCAAAGGCTTAAGAGATGAATGCGGAGCTTCATTTACCAAGTGCTGTCAGAAGGCATACAAGCGTAATCCATTTTGAAACCCCAGCTTAAGAAGACAAAGACAAGGTGCTATGAAAGAtgcttttaatgtaatgtaaagtctGTATGGCAGCCAAAGAGAACAAGGAATAATCAGGTGTACAAGAGCAACGTGTTTCAACATGAATAAAGTTCATTCAGCATTCAACATAATTTACAAGACAGCTAATGCAGTTTATGCTACTTCCTCTTCAGCCTCTTCTTCAAACTCGCCCTCTTCTTCAGCAGTAGCATCTTGGTATTGCTGATATTCAGATACCAAGTCATTCATATTACTCTCTGCTTCTGTGAACTCCATTTCATCCATACCTTCCCCCGTGTACCAATGCAAAAAGGCCTTTCTGCGAAACATAGCTGTGAACTGCTCAGAAATGCGTTTGAACAGCTCCTGGATGGCTGTGCTGTTACCAATGAAGGTAGCAGACATTTTCAGGCCACGGGGTGGGATATCACAGACAGCTGTTTTAACATTGTTGGGGATCCATTCAACAAAGTAGCTACTGTTCTTGTTTTGCACATTAAGCATCTGTTCATCCACCTCCTTCATGGACATACGGCCTCTAAATACAGCAGCCACAGTAAGGTAACGCCCATGACGAGGGTCACAAGCGGCCATCATGTTCTTTGCATCAAACATCTGCTGTGTGAGCTCTGGTACAGTTAAAGCACGGTACTGCTGACTACCACGGCTAGTAAGTGGGGCAAAACCAGGCATAAAGAAGTGTAAACGAGGGAAGGGAACCATATTTACTGCTAGTTTACGTAGGTCAGCATTAAGCTGACCAGGGAAACGCAAGCATGTTGTGACACCACTCATAGTTGCCGACACCAAATGGTTCAGGTCACCATATGTTGGTGTGGTCAGTTTCAAGGTTCTGAAACAGATGTCATACAATGCTTCATTGTCAATACAATAGGTCTCATCTGTGTTCTCTACAAGTTGGTGAACTGAAAGGGTAGCATTGTACGGTTCTACAACAGTGTCGGATACTTTAGGGGACGGTACAACGCTGAAAGTGTTCATGATTCTGTCTGGGTATTCTTCACGGATTTTGCTAATTAAGAGAGTACCCATGCCAGAGCCTGTACCTCCACCTAGAGAATGTGTAAGCTGAAATCCCTGAAGACAGTCACAGCTTTCTGCTTCTTTTCTCACAACATCCAACACTGAATCAACAAGTTCTGCACCTTCTGTATAATGACCTTTGGCCCAGTTGTTTCCAGCACCACTTTGAcctagaagggggggagggaaggaggagaaaaaacaaccaaaacacTTGTCAGTAGCATACCATCTCCATAACAATCCCCAATCTATAGACTCAATCCATGTAGTTAACACATTGCTTGACAGGGGAAGATTAGGTCCttaccttgatttttttttttatagtttaaaaaaaaaaaaaaaaaaggcattgtcTTGAACCAGTGGCTATTCACCTCTACTGCAAGTTTGTGTAGAAAGCAACAACTACATTTTttagctccccctcccccatctctgtACTGCACTCTGCTTCTCAGTTTATACTAAAGTAGTTGACAGTCACTTCaaacaggaagggggggggacaggacatGGAAGCACCCCTGATGAAGCCATCTGCTCTACCATTAACCAAATAGTTAAAGAAAACCAATGCCAAGGGGGGAGGTAGAACCcaacaagccacctacctgatAGAGAAGAGGTTTATAGATAAAGGCACAAAATATTTTTGCAATTGGGAGACTGCAGGAGCCACAATTGTTTGGTGCCAGTTGCAgtcaggtaggtggcttgttgGGTTCTACCTCCCCCCTTGGCATTGGTTTTCTTTAACACACATATATATCCTCCTTGAGAGAAGAGGTTTatagataaaagggaaaaaaataaataaatatatatatacacatacacacacacacctgacAGAAGGTAGAGTATCTAGAAAACATACTGTACATGCGAGACAGTAAGAAGTAGTGTTGCTTGATTCatatcgattcaccaattcagtgATCTATTCAAACCAATTAGTTTCCTCCCAAAATcagactcaccccccccccctcccgaggctCAATACACTGccagggcctcctaaagcagcagcagcagcggccagCTAGCAGATGTAGGCTCTGAACAGGCTTGTTTGTGGCCTGCCtgaccagggcttccctctgccatgtaaGACAGAGGACCCAATGGCAGTCCTGTCTCACTACCACATCCATTCTATAAAACTTGGCAAACATGTAGAGGACCATGTTGCCGCCCTGCAgatctcctcaggggagacaACCCTAGCTTCAGCCCATGAAACAGCTACACTCCCGAAAGAATGCACCTTAATGGAAAAGGGATACTTTCCCCAGAAAAATATAGGCAGACGAAATGGCCCTAAGGATTCAACTGGAAAATCGGGAGTACATTGCTTaacagaatgagtcagcacaaacagatagtCAGAGACAAGTCATTAGTAGTGAAGAAACATTCTGTGCACATCAAGTTTCTTCAAAAGTTGATCTTGTGTCCTGGACAAGTAGGATGAAACTGGCAACTGCACTTcatgattaacatggaaagcagAAC
It contains:
- the TUBB4B gene encoding tubulin beta-4B chain, which codes for MREIVHLQAGQCGNQIGAKFWEVISDEHGIDPTGTYHGDSDLQLERINVYYNEATGGKYVPRAVLVDLEPGTMDSVRSGPFGQIFRPDNFVFGQSGAGNNWAKGHYTEGAELVDSVLDVVRKEAESCDCLQGFQLTHSLGGGTGSGMGTLLISKIREEYPDRIMNTFSVVPSPKVSDTVVEPYNATLSVHQLVENTDETYCIDNEALYDICFRTLKLTTPTYGDLNHLVSATMSGVTTCLRFPGQLNADLRKLAVNMVPFPRLHFFMPGFAPLTSRGSQQYRALTVPELTQQMFDAKNMMAACDPRHGRYLTVAAVFRGRMSMKEVDEQMLNVQNKNSSYFVEWIPNNVKTAVCDIPPRGLKMSATFIGNSTAIQELFKRISEQFTAMFRRKAFLHWYTGEGMDEMEFTEAESNMNDLVSEYQQYQDATAEEEGEFEEEAEEEVA